Proteins from one Panthera leo isolate Ple1 chromosome D1, P.leo_Ple1_pat1.1, whole genome shotgun sequence genomic window:
- the LOC122199270 gene encoding olfactory receptor 51I1-like, with translation MLAFNNTFFNWPTFSFIGIPGLEAAHIWISIPFCVLYLIALVGNAILLILVRAEKNLHEPQFYFLAMLALTDLGLSLSTMPSVLAIFWFDVRDIGLNACLTQMFFIHTFSSVESGVLVAMAFDRLVAICAPLNYTKILTHYTVACLSGAALIRGATLLAPLPFFLRTFPFCGANILSHSYCYYPDMLNLACGDITFSSAYGLVFVLCTFAVDVVFILASYMKILDTIMKLETQDRNWRSLHTCACHLCTVLVFYLPLISLAVLHRYTQDTSPILYTTMSNAYLLMTPLLNPLVYSLKSRQIQAALRKRFWVQRVIAGE, from the coding sequence ATGTTGGCttttaataacactttctttAATTGGCCCACTTTCTCCTTCATTGGTATTCCTGGTCTGGAGGCTGCACATATATGGATCTCCATCCCCTTCTGTGTCCTGTACCTCATAGCCCTTGTGGGTAATGCCATTCTTCTTATCCTAGTTAGAGCAGAGAAGAACCTTCATGAACCTCAGTTCTATTTTTTGGCTATGCTAGCCCTTACTGATCTAGGCCTTTCATTGTCAACAATGCCTAGTGTCTTGGCTATCTTCTGGTTTGATGTCCGTGACATTGGCCTTAATGCCTGCCTAACTCAGATGTTCTTCATCCACACCTTCTCCTCAGTAGAATCAGGTGTCCTGGTGGCCATGGCTTTTGATCGTTTGGTAGCTATCTGTGCTCCATTAAACTATACCAAGATCCTTACCCACTACACCGTTGCCTGCCTTAGTGGAGCTGCCCTCATACGAGGTGCCACTCTGCTGGCtcctctgccttttttccttAGGACTTTTCCTTTCTGTGGGGCCAATATCCTCTCACACTCCTATTGCTACTACCCAGATATGCTGAACTTAGCCTGTGGGGACATTACCTTCAGCAGTGCCTATGGATTGGTTTTTGTTCTCTGCACATTTGCAGTGGATGTTGTTTTCATCTTAGCTTCATACATGAAGATCTTGGACACTATTATGAAGCTGGAGACTCAAGACAGAAACTGGAGGTCACTGCACACCTGTGCCTGTCACCTATGCACGGTGCTTGTGTTCTACCTGCCCCTAATCAGCTTGGCAGTGCTGCATCGTTATACCCAGGACACTTCCCCAATTCTGTATACCACCATGAGTAATGCCTACCTCCTCATGACACCACTGCTTAACCCTCTCGTCTATAGTCTCAAATCCCGGCAGATCCAGGCTGCCCTGCGCAAGCGATTTTGGGTGCAACGTGTCATTGCTGGGGAATGA